A single Alteribacter lacisalsi DNA region contains:
- a CDS encoding F0F1 ATP synthase subunit delta, producing MKRDPLAFRYASALYDLAKERGQLDAYGEELQLIKEVFEDTNLLDEVFRHPSIANDTKKSLLKVNFGDKVSAEILNLLLLLVDRKRISIVPALADEYKRLSYQSKGVAEATVYAAKKLTDEELQLVADKFARHTKHEKILVDEVTDPTMIGGIKVRVGDLVFDGSIANQLQRIHRRMLTGNVSR from the coding sequence ATGAAGCGGGACCCGTTAGCTTTTCGTTACGCGAGTGCACTTTATGACCTTGCCAAAGAGCGTGGTCAGCTCGACGCATATGGTGAGGAGCTGCAACTGATCAAGGAAGTATTTGAAGATACGAACCTTCTTGACGAAGTGTTCAGACACCCGAGCATTGCGAATGACACGAAGAAATCGCTGCTGAAGGTAAACTTTGGCGACAAGGTCTCTGCGGAGATTCTGAACCTTCTTCTTTTACTGGTCGACAGAAAGCGTATCAGCATTGTGCCTGCACTGGCAGATGAGTACAAGCGCCTGTCCTATCAGTCAAAAGGAGTAGCCGAGGCGACCGTTTATGCAGCGAAAAAGCTGACAGACGAAGAGCTTCAGCTCGTCGCTGATAAATTCGCCCGTCACACGAAGCACGAGAAAATTCTTGTGGACGAAGTCACGGATCCGACTATGATCGGCGGTATTAAAGTCCGCGTAGGCGACCTTGTCTTTGACGGGAGTATCGCCAACCAGCTTCAACGTATTCACAGACGCATGCTGACAGGGAACGTAAGTAGATAG
- a CDS encoding NADH-quinone oxidoreductase subunit C: protein MSEEFLEVISARINEIALSTNANGKTATGESAVEEAVLNFGKPMVTLSTENWTLDTARMLHDDPELKFNFLSCLTGIDYEEHMEVVYNLYSIPHNHYLYIKVKTPRDNPEVQSVQPVWKTADWLERETYDLLGIRFPGHKNLKRILLEDDWEGHPLRKDYVTDKKAMGLD from the coding sequence ATGAGCGAAGAATTTCTAGAAGTCATAAGCGCCAGAATCAACGAGATCGCCCTCAGCACCAACGCCAACGGCAAAACCGCCACAGGCGAAAGCGCCGTAGAAGAGGCGGTACTGAACTTTGGCAAGCCAATGGTCACACTCAGCACGGAAAACTGGACGCTGGATACGGCACGCATGCTGCACGACGATCCGGAGCTGAAGTTCAATTTCTTAAGCTGCCTTACCGGTATCGATTACGAGGAACATATGGAAGTGGTGTACAACCTTTATTCCATTCCGCATAACCACTACCTGTACATCAAAGTGAAAACACCCCGGGACAATCCGGAAGTGCAGTCGGTTCAGCCCGTCTGGAAAACGGCAGACTGGCTCGAAAGAGAGACATACGATCTTTTAGGCATCCGCTTCCCGGGTCATAAAAACCTTAAACGTATTTTACTTGAGGACGACTGGGAGGGGCATCCGCTCCGGAAAGATTACGTCACAGATAAAAAAGCAATGGGCTTGGATTAA
- a CDS encoding NuoB/complex I 20 kDa subunit family protein translates to MELKGFQDLERYDPRLAEDLKRNVLFTKVEQVKAWARTRSLWPLTFGLACCAIEMMGTGAARYDFDRFGVIFRASPRHADLMIVAGTVTAKMAPVLRQLYDQMPEPKWVIAMGSCATCGGPYKNAYSVLNGVDKIVPVDVYVPGCPPTPPALLDGVELLRDKIRREARGEQVVVKK, encoded by the coding sequence ATGGAACTAAAAGGATTTCAGGATCTTGAAAGATACGATCCGAGGCTCGCTGAGGATCTCAAACGTAACGTTCTGTTTACAAAAGTCGAGCAGGTAAAAGCTTGGGCGAGAACACGCTCCCTGTGGCCGCTCACGTTCGGCCTGGCCTGCTGCGCGATTGAAATGATGGGAACGGGGGCCGCCCGCTACGACTTTGACCGGTTCGGGGTTATTTTTCGTGCTTCCCCACGCCACGCAGATCTCATGATCGTCGCCGGTACGGTGACGGCCAAGATGGCCCCGGTGCTCCGGCAGCTGTACGATCAGATGCCGGAACCGAAGTGGGTAATCGCCATGGGCTCATGCGCCACATGCGGCGGTCCGTACAAAAACGCCTACAGCGTCTTAAACGGCGTGGATAAAATCGTGCCAGTTGACGTGTACGTACCAGGCTGTCCACCGACACCACCGGCACTTCTCGACGGAGTGGAGCTTCTCAGAGATAAAATCCGGCGTGAAGCGAGAGGCGAACAGGTGGTGGTGAAGAAATGA
- a CDS encoding NADH-quinone oxidoreductase subunit D, producing the protein MSIRTEQMTLNMGPQHPSTHGVFRLVLTIEGETIVKAEPVIGYLHRGSEKLAENLLYTQFIPYTDRLDYLNAMTNNYIYCAGVEELLDWEIPERAEYLRVLVMELNRIASHLVWWGTFLLDIGALSPFLYAFRDRDLILDRLNEISGARMTFNYVRIGGVKWDAPDGWIEKVQETVKEVRENIHEYDRLVTGNEIFQARTIGVGKITQQDAINWGLSGPIARGSGLKFDLRKDEPYSIYDRFDFDVPTFQEGDVYARYKTRIAEMHESLKIIEQACADIPDGEYIHKKGKRIMMIKPKPGEVYKRCEASKGEIGVYIVSAGKTQPYRVKLRRPSFVNVQILQDYLVGEPIANLVAIFGSLDIVLGEVDA; encoded by the coding sequence ATGTCGATTCGTACAGAACAAATGACATTGAACATGGGACCGCAGCACCCGAGTACCCACGGGGTGTTCCGGCTCGTGCTGACGATTGAAGGGGAGACGATCGTCAAAGCCGAACCGGTCATTGGCTATCTGCACCGGGGCTCGGAAAAGCTTGCCGAAAACCTCCTCTACACACAGTTCATTCCCTACACCGACCGGCTCGATTACTTAAATGCGATGACGAACAACTACATCTACTGCGCCGGAGTGGAGGAGCTCCTCGACTGGGAGATTCCGGAGCGCGCCGAATACCTCCGCGTGCTCGTGATGGAGCTCAACCGGATCGCATCCCACCTCGTCTGGTGGGGCACGTTCCTTCTCGATATCGGCGCACTGAGCCCGTTTCTGTACGCTTTCCGGGACCGGGACCTGATCCTCGACCGCCTGAACGAAATCAGCGGCGCGCGGATGACGTTCAACTACGTGCGCATCGGCGGGGTAAAATGGGACGCGCCTGACGGCTGGATCGAAAAAGTCCAGGAAACCGTCAAGGAAGTCCGGGAAAATATCCACGAATACGACCGGCTCGTCACCGGCAATGAAATTTTCCAGGCGCGGACGATCGGGGTCGGCAAGATCACCCAGCAGGACGCCATCAACTGGGGACTGTCCGGACCGATTGCCAGAGGAAGCGGCCTGAAATTTGACCTCAGAAAAGACGAACCGTATTCGATCTACGACCGGTTCGATTTCGACGTGCCGACGTTCCAGGAAGGGGACGTTTACGCTCGCTATAAAACCAGGATCGCAGAGATGCACGAGTCGCTCAAAATCATTGAGCAGGCGTGCGCCGACATTCCGGACGGGGAGTACATCCATAAAAAAGGCAAGCGGATCATGATGATCAAACCGAAGCCCGGCGAAGTTTACAAACGCTGTGAGGCATCAAAAGGGGAGATCGGCGTCTATATCGTAAGTGCCGGCAAAACCCAGCCGTACCGGGTCAAGCTGCGCCGGCCGTCCTTTGTAAACGTCCAGATCCTGCAGGATTACCTCGTCGGCGAACCGATCGCCAACCTGGTCGCCATCTTCGGAAGTCTCGACATCGTGCTCGGGGAGGTGGATGCGTAA
- the nuoH gene encoding NADH-quinone oxidoreductase subunit NuoH encodes MDLLMMVVYAVTVLMLLLGAVTYSILFERKVIGYMQVRHGPNRHGPFGMLQTIADVSKLLMKEDVIPKAADRPIFILAPVIAFVPAFAIFATIAWSENIYAADLSIGVLYFIGISSITTLGVIMGGWSSNNKYSLMGAMRGVAQVISYEIPLVLSIVGVVILAGSLNFREIVLYQESIGLWLIIPQFLAFFVYMISAIAELNRSPFDLPEAESELVSGYHTEYSGFRFAFFMLAEYTYAIAISALATTLFLGGWLGPAFLPGIVWFLLKMCGFMFIWFWLRATLPRARVDHLMGFGWKVLIPLALINIVITAIIKVWMGW; translated from the coding sequence ATGGATCTGCTCATGATGGTCGTCTACGCCGTCACCGTTCTCATGCTTCTCCTCGGCGCTGTGACATACTCAATCCTGTTCGAGCGTAAAGTCATCGGTTACATGCAGGTGCGCCACGGCCCGAACCGTCACGGCCCATTCGGGATGCTTCAGACGATCGCCGACGTCTCAAAACTGCTCATGAAAGAAGACGTCATCCCGAAAGCTGCCGACCGGCCGATCTTTATTCTCGCGCCGGTCATCGCCTTCGTGCCGGCCTTTGCCATTTTCGCCACCATCGCCTGGAGCGAAAACATCTACGCGGCCGACCTCAGCATCGGCGTGCTTTACTTTATCGGTATCAGCTCCATCACCACCCTTGGGGTCATCATGGGCGGCTGGAGCTCCAATAACAAATATTCACTCATGGGCGCCATGCGCGGCGTGGCCCAGGTGATCAGCTACGAAATCCCGCTCGTGCTCTCCATTGTCGGTGTGGTCATTCTCGCCGGCTCACTCAACTTCCGGGAAATCGTCCTGTACCAGGAATCGATCGGACTGTGGCTCATCATCCCGCAGTTTCTCGCATTCTTCGTGTACATGATCTCCGCTATCGCCGAGCTCAACCGCTCGCCGTTCGACCTGCCAGAAGCCGAGTCAGAGCTCGTATCCGGCTACCATACCGAATACTCCGGCTTCCGCTTCGCCTTCTTCATGCTCGCCGAGTACACCTACGCCATCGCCATCTCGGCGCTCGCGACCACACTCTTTCTCGGCGGCTGGCTCGGACCCGCATTTTTACCCGGAATCGTCTGGTTCCTTCTGAAAATGTGCGGCTTCATGTTCATCTGGTTCTGGCTCCGCGCCACACTGCCGCGGGCACGGGTCGATCACCTGATGGGCTTCGGATGGAAAGTCCTCATCCCGCTCGCCCTGATCAACATCGTCATAACAGCGATCATCAAAGTCTGGATGGGGTGGTAG
- the nuoK gene encoding NADH-quinone oxidoreductase subunit NuoK, translated as MVSLNLFLALAAILFCIGLYGVLTRRHLVIILVSIELMLNAVNINLVAFSSIGPFASITGQVFTMFVITVAAAEAAVGLAILIALYRNRSSIDVIKQDLLRW; from the coding sequence ATGGTTTCTCTGAATCTGTTTCTGGCTCTCGCCGCCATCCTGTTCTGCATCGGGCTATACGGTGTGCTCACAAGACGGCACCTCGTCATTATTCTCGTCAGTATTGAGCTTATGCTCAATGCCGTCAATATTAACCTTGTGGCATTTTCCAGTATCGGTCCGTTTGCGAGTATCACAGGTCAGGTGTTTACGATGTTTGTAATCACCGTTGCCGCAGCAGAAGCGGCTGTGGGCCTTGCCATTCTGATTGCCCTGTACCGAAACAGATCATCTATCGACGTCATCAAACAGGACCTGCTCAGATGGTAA
- a CDS encoding nuclease-related domain-containing protein, whose product MFIKPIEKPLRLRKLEALARRIPYNRPKRQEILQKLYRIEAGYSGEKSLHYYLTQKAGRQYRIFHSIKLHTLNHDFRMDFLLVHRTHLMILEIKNISGTLRFEPDRHQVIWTKPDNTIKVLPDFYLQAVIQMEHLTNWIEEAGLPQIPVKPLVVISNPNCRLDIPPQYNNHPSIKNMVRSANLPSRLSYELSRHSKSVFSISALESLILQQHKQDDQCILNETGVHPSELITGVLCSVCVNKTMIKQRYHWLCKHCGKTTRNPHLETLIDFSLLIKPLITNNEFRWFAEVGSASTAKYLLKELNLPITGHNRGRTYSLSDLTNSSPENPHNSLS is encoded by the coding sequence GTGTTCATAAAACCAATTGAAAAACCACTCAGGCTCCGAAAACTGGAGGCTTTAGCACGCAGGATCCCATATAACCGCCCTAAACGTCAGGAAATTCTGCAGAAACTATACCGGATAGAAGCCGGATACAGCGGTGAAAAATCTCTTCATTACTACCTCACTCAAAAAGCAGGCAGACAGTACCGAATCTTCCACAGTATTAAACTCCACACCCTCAATCATGATTTTCGAATGGATTTTCTACTGGTCCACAGAACTCACCTAATGATTCTTGAAATTAAAAACATATCTGGTACGCTTAGATTTGAGCCTGACCGTCATCAGGTAATTTGGACGAAGCCTGACAATACTATAAAGGTTCTTCCTGACTTTTATCTGCAGGCTGTCATTCAAATGGAGCACCTCACAAACTGGATCGAAGAAGCAGGATTGCCTCAAATACCAGTTAAACCGCTGGTGGTCATTTCCAACCCAAATTGCAGGCTCGACATACCGCCCCAGTATAACAATCACCCTTCGATTAAGAACATGGTCAGAAGCGCCAACCTCCCCTCGAGGCTGTCTTATGAGCTAAGCCGCCATTCAAAATCAGTCTTCTCAATATCTGCTCTTGAGTCCCTCATTTTGCAGCAGCATAAACAAGACGACCAATGTATACTGAACGAAACTGGCGTGCATCCCTCGGAACTTATAACCGGAGTATTGTGCTCAGTCTGTGTTAATAAAACAATGATCAAACAGCGTTACCACTGGCTGTGTAAACATTGTGGAAAAACAACACGAAATCCACACCTGGAAACACTGATAGACTTTTCCCTGCTTATAAAACCTCTAATTACAAATAACGAATTCAGATGGTTTGCTGAAGTGGGGTCAGCGTCCACAGCAAAATATCTGCTAAAAGAACTCAACCTCCCCATCACGGGCCACAACCGCGGCAGAACTTACTCCCTCAGCGACCTCACGAACAGCTCACCCGAGAACCCGCACAATTCCCTATCCTAA
- a CDS encoding F0F1 ATP synthase subunit epsilon → MKTMQVNVVTPDGSVYEAEANLVSVKAHDGELGVLPGHIPLVTPLRIGPVRIKKDSKVDLVAVNGGFMEVRRDEVNILAESAELPTDIDVARARAARERAQRRLDEAKKDNIDFRRAELALKRAINRLEVTGN, encoded by the coding sequence ATGAAGACGATGCAGGTCAATGTCGTCACTCCGGATGGCAGTGTCTATGAAGCTGAGGCCAATCTCGTCAGTGTGAAGGCGCATGATGGTGAGCTCGGCGTCCTGCCGGGGCACATCCCGCTCGTCACGCCGCTGCGTATTGGTCCGGTCCGAATTAAAAAAGACTCCAAGGTTGATCTGGTGGCGGTAAACGGCGGCTTCATGGAAGTTCGCCGTGATGAAGTCAACATTTTGGCTGAATCAGCCGAGCTGCCAACCGACATCGACGTCGCCCGCGCGCGCGCGGCTAGAGAGCGTGCCCAGCGCCGCCTGGACGAAGCAAAGAAAGACAACATCGATTTCCGTCGTGCGGAACTTGCGCTTAAGCGCGCAATTAACCGCCTCGAAGTGACTGGAAATTAA
- the atpA gene encoding F0F1 ATP synthase subunit alpha — MSIRADEISSLIKKQIEGYQSDIEVNEVGTVIRIGDGIAVAHGLENVMAGELLEFANGTMGMAQNLEEDTVGIIILGEYLDIREGDEVKRTGRIMEVPVGEELLGRVVDPLGNPLDGQGDIETDKRRPIESPAPGVMDRKSVHEPLQTGIKAIDSLIPIGRGQRELIIGDRQTGKTAIAIDTILNQADQDMICIYVAVGQKESTVAGVVETLRKHGALDYTIVVSASASKPAPLLYLAPYTGVSMGEEFMYNGKHVLVIYDDLSKQAAAYRELSLLLRRPPGREAFPGDVFYVHSRLLERAAKLSDDKGAGSLTALPFIETQAGDISAYIPTNVISITDGQIFLQSNLFFSGVRPAVDAGLSVSRVGGSAQIKAMKKVAGTLRLDLASYRELEAFAQFGSDLDKSTQAKLNRGARTVEVLKQGLHQPLAVEKQVVVLFALTKGYLDDVEVDHIRQFEEELLSHMDHNNKDLLDHIRSTGNLPEDADLRKAIEDFKKTFNA, encoded by the coding sequence ATGAGCATCAGAGCCGATGAAATCAGCTCTCTGATAAAAAAACAGATTGAAGGTTATCAGTCTGATATCGAAGTAAATGAAGTCGGCACCGTTATCCGTATCGGTGACGGGATCGCCGTTGCTCACGGTCTTGAGAACGTAATGGCCGGAGAGCTTCTAGAATTTGCAAACGGTACGATGGGTATGGCTCAGAACCTTGAGGAAGATACAGTTGGTATTATCATCCTCGGTGAGTACCTTGATATTCGTGAAGGTGACGAAGTTAAACGTACCGGACGTATTATGGAGGTTCCAGTAGGTGAGGAACTTCTCGGACGCGTTGTTGACCCGCTTGGGAACCCGCTTGACGGGCAAGGGGACATCGAAACAGACAAGCGCCGTCCAATTGAAAGCCCGGCACCAGGGGTTATGGACCGTAAATCGGTTCACGAACCGCTCCAGACGGGAATCAAAGCAATTGACTCTCTTATTCCGATCGGCCGTGGTCAGCGTGAGCTTATCATTGGAGACCGCCAGACAGGTAAGACAGCGATTGCCATTGATACAATTCTGAACCAGGCTGACCAGGATATGATCTGTATTTACGTTGCAGTCGGTCAGAAAGAATCCACAGTAGCAGGCGTAGTGGAAACACTACGTAAGCACGGAGCTCTTGACTACACGATTGTTGTCAGTGCGAGTGCGTCCAAGCCTGCGCCGCTTCTTTACCTTGCACCTTACACTGGTGTATCCATGGGTGAAGAGTTCATGTACAACGGAAAGCACGTTCTCGTAATTTACGATGACCTTTCCAAGCAGGCAGCAGCCTACCGTGAGCTTTCCCTTCTTCTCCGTCGTCCTCCGGGCCGTGAAGCTTTCCCGGGTGACGTATTCTATGTGCACAGCCGTCTTCTCGAGCGTGCAGCAAAACTTAGTGACGATAAAGGAGCGGGCTCACTTACAGCTCTTCCATTTATCGAAACACAGGCAGGGGACATCTCCGCCTACATTCCGACAAACGTAATCTCGATTACCGATGGGCAGATTTTCCTTCAGTCAAACCTCTTCTTCTCCGGTGTACGTCCGGCGGTTGACGCAGGTCTGTCTGTATCACGAGTAGGGGGTTCCGCGCAGATCAAGGCAATGAAAAAAGTTGCCGGTACACTGCGTCTTGACCTTGCATCCTACCGTGAGCTTGAGGCATTCGCCCAGTTCGGTTCGGACCTTGATAAATCCACACAGGCGAAGCTTAACCGTGGTGCCCGTACAGTAGAAGTACTGAAGCAGGGCCTTCACCAGCCGCTTGCTGTTGAAAAACAGGTTGTCGTTCTGTTTGCCCTTACTAAAGGCTACCTTGACGATGTCGAAGTCGATCATATCCGCCAGTTCGAAGAAGAGTTGTTAAGCCACATGGACCACAACAACAAAGACCTTCTGGATCATATCCGCAGCACTGGAAACCTTCCTGAAGACGCGGATCTGCGCAAAGCGATCGAAGACTTCAAGAAAACGTTCAACGCGTAA
- a CDS encoding NADH-quinone oxidoreductase subunit J has translation MSAQMIFFLILGTIVIACSVLVLILRKISHRIAAMAFAFMAIAGLYFLLRAEFIGIIQIMVYVGAVSILFVFGMMLTDHRSAGFGPERSRLHKVVSFAGVGALLGAILYGVLQADFAPNDNPYVGTPEAIGLELYGNYLIAFIGVGVLLLAALTGAVVLARKEAE, from the coding sequence GTGAGCGCACAAATGATCTTTTTCCTCATCCTCGGCACGATCGTGATCGCCTGCTCGGTTCTCGTCCTGATCCTCAGGAAAATATCCCACCGGATCGCCGCTATGGCGTTTGCGTTTATGGCGATCGCCGGTCTCTACTTCCTCCTCCGGGCGGAATTTATCGGCATCATTCAGATCATGGTCTACGTAGGCGCTGTCTCGATTCTGTTCGTATTCGGGATGATGCTCACCGACCACCGGTCCGCCGGGTTCGGTCCGGAAAGAAGCCGGCTGCATAAGGTTGTGAGTTTTGCGGGAGTGGGGGCTCTTCTCGGTGCAATCCTTTACGGGGTGCTTCAGGCGGACTTTGCCCCGAACGACAACCCATACGTGGGCACGCCTGAAGCGATCGGTCTTGAACTTTACGGAAACTACCTGATTGCCTTTATCGGTGTCGGTGTGCTCCTTCTTGCCGCGCTCACCGGCGCGGTCGTGCTGGCGAGAAAGGAGGCGGAGTAG
- the atpG gene encoding ATP synthase F1 subunit gamma, producing MASLRDIQSKISSTKKTKQITKAMQMVSAAKLNKAQNKAQAFFPYTQKIRDVVNSIANGSMVSHPMLESRDEVKKTAYLVITSDRGLCGAYNSGLLRHTMNTIKERHSSQDEYGIIVIGKVGRDFFKKRGMPIYQEIVGLSDQPAYADIKNIAATTVEMFADEVFDEIYIHYNHFISAISQEVTETKLLPLTDFDESAEGENSGGGDSPSYEYEPDEETILKQLLPHYAESLVYGALLDGKASEFGARMTAMSAATDNASDMIDQLNLKFNRARQAAITQEINEIVGGASALD from the coding sequence TTGGCTTCTCTTAGAGATATACAGTCGAAAATCTCATCTACGAAAAAGACAAAGCAGATTACCAAGGCGATGCAGATGGTATCTGCTGCAAAGTTAAATAAAGCGCAGAACAAAGCGCAGGCATTTTTTCCGTACACGCAGAAAATCCGTGACGTTGTAAACAGCATCGCGAACGGGAGCATGGTTTCCCACCCGATGCTTGAATCACGCGACGAAGTAAAGAAAACCGCCTACCTGGTAATCACATCAGACCGCGGCCTTTGCGGAGCGTACAACAGTGGACTGCTTCGGCACACGATGAATACGATCAAAGAACGGCACAGCTCCCAGGACGAGTACGGTATTATCGTCATCGGAAAAGTGGGCCGGGACTTTTTCAAAAAGCGCGGTATGCCGATCTATCAGGAGATTGTCGGATTGTCGGATCAGCCGGCTTACGCCGACATCAAAAACATTGCGGCTACGACAGTCGAAATGTTTGCCGATGAAGTGTTCGACGAAATTTACATCCACTACAACCACTTTATCAGCGCTATCTCCCAGGAAGTAACGGAAACAAAGCTTCTTCCTCTGACAGACTTTGACGAGTCTGCCGAAGGCGAAAACTCAGGCGGAGGCGACTCCCCTTCATACGAGTATGAGCCGGACGAGGAAACGATTCTGAAACAATTGCTTCCGCACTATGCAGAAAGCCTGGTGTACGGGGCTTTATTAGACGGGAAAGCCAGTGAGTTCGGAGCACGCATGACAGCTATGAGTGCTGCTACTGACAATGCTTCTGACATGATCGACCAGCTGAACCTTAAGTTCAACCGTGCCCGTCAGGCAGCGATCACGCAGGAGATCAACGAAATTGTAGGTGGAGCATCGGCCCTGGACTAA
- a CDS encoding NADH-quinone oxidoreductase subunit A, protein MDLALYYSNYTYVVIFMLLGIALPVAALTAGRFLRPKNPYEEKLITYESGIRPTGDAQVRFHVAYYIIALEFVIFDVETVFLYPWAVALDQLGWTGLNAMLIFIFILGLGLAYSWKKKVLEWN, encoded by the coding sequence ATGGATCTGGCGCTTTACTACTCGAATTACACGTACGTCGTCATCTTTATGCTGCTGGGGATCGCGTTGCCGGTTGCCGCGCTCACGGCAGGGAGGTTCCTGAGACCGAAAAACCCGTACGAAGAAAAACTCATCACCTATGAAAGCGGGATCAGACCGACCGGCGACGCACAGGTGCGATTTCATGTAGCCTACTACATTATCGCACTTGAATTTGTCATTTTTGATGTTGAAACCGTTTTCCTTTATCCGTGGGCCGTGGCTCTTGACCAGCTCGGCTGGACCGGACTGAATGCGATGCTGATCTTCATTTTCATACTGGGATTGGGACTTGCATATTCCTGGAAAAAGAAGGTGCTAGAATGGAACTAA
- the atpD gene encoding F0F1 ATP synthase subunit beta: MNKGRVTQVTGPVVDVKFNRGELPEIYNALTIKRQAQSSGEVDVDVTLEVALHLGDDSVRTIAMGSTDGLTRGIEVTDTAQPITVPVGDETLGRVFNVLGEHIDLGEEVPASVQRDPIHREAPKYEELSTETEILETGIKVVDLLAPYIKGGKIGLFGGAGVGKTVLIQELINNIAQEHGGISVFAGVGERTREGNDLFFEMTDSGVIKKTSMVFGQMNEPPGARMRVALSGLTMAEHFRDAKGADVLLFVDNIFRFTQAGGEVSALLGRMPSAVGYQPTLATEMGMLQERITSTKKGSVTSIQAIYVPADDYTDPAPATTFAHLDATTNLERKLSEMGIYPAVDPLASTSRALSPEIVGDEHYETAREVQQTLQKYKELQDIIAILGMDELSEEDKLVVHRARRIQFFLSQNFHVAEQFTGQKGSYVPVKETIRGFKEILDGKYDDLPEDAFRLVGRIEEVVEKAKEME; the protein is encoded by the coding sequence ATGAATAAAGGACGCGTCACTCAAGTAACTGGACCGGTTGTAGACGTAAAGTTTAACCGGGGAGAATTACCTGAGATTTATAACGCTCTTACAATTAAGCGTCAGGCTCAATCCTCTGGGGAAGTGGACGTAGACGTAACACTGGAAGTCGCGCTTCACCTCGGAGACGACTCCGTGCGTACGATCGCCATGGGATCCACAGACGGATTGACCCGCGGAATTGAAGTAACAGATACAGCACAGCCAATCACAGTTCCGGTTGGAGACGAAACACTAGGTCGTGTATTCAACGTACTCGGTGAGCACATCGACCTTGGAGAGGAAGTACCCGCTTCCGTGCAGCGTGACCCGATTCACCGTGAAGCACCGAAGTACGAGGAACTCTCCACAGAAACAGAAATCCTTGAAACAGGAATCAAAGTCGTTGACCTGCTTGCCCCTTACATCAAAGGTGGTAAGATCGGACTCTTCGGAGGTGCCGGTGTAGGTAAAACGGTACTTATTCAGGAACTGATCAACAACATCGCCCAGGAGCACGGTGGTATTTCCGTATTCGCAGGTGTTGGTGAGCGTACCCGTGAAGGGAACGACCTGTTCTTTGAAATGACAGATTCCGGCGTTATCAAGAAAACATCCATGGTATTCGGTCAGATGAACGAGCCGCCTGGTGCACGTATGCGTGTTGCCCTGTCTGGTCTTACAATGGCTGAGCACTTCCGTGATGCCAAAGGCGCAGATGTACTGCTTTTCGTCGATAACATCTTCCGCTTTACTCAGGCGGGTGGTGAGGTATCCGCACTTCTCGGACGTATGCCATCTGCGGTAGGTTATCAGCCTACACTCGCAACTGAGATGGGTATGCTTCAGGAGCGGATCACATCCACAAAGAAAGGTTCCGTAACGTCCATCCAGGCGATCTACGTACCTGCCGATGACTATACTGACCCGGCACCGGCAACGACGTTCGCCCACCTTGATGCGACAACGAACCTTGAGCGTAAACTTTCCGAGATGGGTATCTACCCTGCGGTTGACCCGCTCGCATCAACTTCCCGTGCCCTGTCCCCTGAAATCGTGGGAGACGAGCATTATGAAACTGCCCGTGAAGTACAGCAGACACTTCAGAAATATAAAGAGCTTCAGGACATCATTGCGATCCTCGGTATGGACGAGCTTTCCGAAGAAGACAAGCTTGTCGTACACCGTGCCCGTCGTATTCAGTTCTTCCTGTCCCAGAACTTCCACGTTGCCGAGCAGTTCACGGGTCAAAAAGGTTCTTACGTACCTGTTAAAGAAACGATCCGCGGCTTTAAGGAAATCCTTGACGGCAAATACGACGACCTTCCTGAGGATGCCTTCCGTCTTGTTGGACGCATCGAAGAGGTTGTCGAAAAAGCGAAGGAAATGGAATAA